From the Maioricimonas rarisocia genome, one window contains:
- a CDS encoding DUF1805 domain-containing protein has product MSQPLPRHTTRELSFENGTAIGISNRWNGGQYCSILTEAGIVGCGIYDLATATEFGQAIAIAKGTPEIPLVEPEDLFDAPIVGCTPRAEEIGVRPGMTGREAAELMLKAGP; this is encoded by the coding sequence ATGAGCCAGCCACTGCCCCGGCATACCACGCGGGAACTGTCGTTCGAGAACGGAACGGCAATCGGCATCAGCAACCGCTGGAACGGGGGGCAGTACTGCTCGATTCTGACTGAAGCCGGTATCGTCGGCTGCGGCATCTACGACCTGGCGACCGCGACCGAGTTCGGGCAGGCGATCGCGATCGCCAAAGGGACACCGGAGATTCCGCTGGTCGAGCCTGAGGATCTCTTCGACGCCCCTATTGTCGGGTGTACGCCCCGGGCCGAAGAGATCGGCGTCCGCCCCGGCATGACCGGACGGGAAGCGGCTGAGCTGATGCTCAAGGCGGGACCATGA